tgcaCATGCTGTCTCCAGTAATGTAACCAACTACTAATGCATGGATAGCCAGCcgttaaaaaacttttattaactaACTAACATTTTACTGAAGTGGTAAATCATGTCCCGCTCCCACATATGTTAGATCTTATCCCATTTCTCACCTGACTTTAACTGTAACAGATGTACTTACCCTGTATCTGAATCCCACACCAAACCCCCAAACCATGGTACTGATTAGCAGTCGCTTGTTCTTCTTTCTTCTTCCTAGCATAATAAGCCTTTCTGCCTAAGTCCTCCTAATgaacacaatatatatttataaacctcAATAGTTTTCTATGACAAGGGTTCTAAAtgtggtccttcgagccggactttaaaaaaacaaatacaagtagcattaaatgtaaaacatgtATCAATACAGTTAGgagttatgtaataaatattaaaatagatgttCATATCCATTGACCAATTTATACATACCTCTACAGTTTTAGGCAGCATTTGTACATCAGCCTCGACTTGGCTCTCCTTACAGTGCAACATGGGACAAGTTTCTAGTAATTTCTCCAACGGCACGACTGGTTCTTCCTTGGTTTCCTCACGAGTATTACGGAATGGCACTAGAAAACCCCAGCCCTCTGACTTAATGTAGTGGATAGGATAGCCTTCCCACGAAAGGCGTAAAAGCTTTGGTGTTATctaaacgaaaaatataaacaaattgttaCTATGTCACAATTTAAATCAAGTCAATTGGAACAAACGATGATCATTTCTTATCATATAGAACattgtttaagatttaacaCAACtattttctcaatttttttttatgatttcggtaggcggacgagcgaatgggccacctgatggtaagtggtcaccaccgcccatagaaattgccgtcgtaagaaatattaaccatcccttacatcaccaatgcgccaccaaccttgagaaccaagatgttacgtcccttgtgcctgtagtgtaactacactgggtcactcacccttcaaaccggaacacaacaatactgagtactgctgtttggcggtagaatatctgatgagtgggtggtacctacccagacaggcttgcacagagccctatcAACAAGTCTGCATTGCTCATGTGCGTTGAATTTATGAAGTTTGCATAATTTCTAGTAATCAAAGCGGTATCGATccaattggatttttttaatttcaatataaagtataaatagtgttcgttttttatattaaatgagtcATTGGTGTACATATCAAGAAAATGctacaaataaacttttaaactaAGAGAATATCGGgtataaaaatactgaaatgTAATTATGCATGCATGCATCCAACCTGCATGCTCGTTGTGATATTGGTAGCGCCCGGAGTCCATTCTAAATCTTTGCCTGGCTTCGTGCATAATTTTCTATACCAAGCCGGATATCCAGCCAGATATGGCTTTTTCACTGGCAGCGACTTTTCTAATTCATACAAATACCGAAATTTCGAAATCAAATCGTTTACGTTTTTTACGTTTGAATCGATATGTGTTTTACGTTCTAAACTTTCAATGTATTCGTTGCTTAAAGTCTCGAATGTTCGGTTGATATTTACAGACCTCTCAATAGTTTTTTGACTAAGGAGGTCCGCACTATGAGTGTCGGTATTTTTGACGCTTTTGCtaggagttttttttaattttaaagtctgCGTGGACCAGTCCTCGTCCCACATCCACAGGTCGTTTTTATATTCCTCATTTTTCATCAAACGACAAACTTCGTCCGCTTTAGAGGATAAAATCTGTCGggattccaattttaaatcttCGAATACTGTTTCCGCCGAGTCGATGTATTGCAGCCAATTTGAATTTACGGGAAGATACGCTGAACCTAAGAATGCGAAACACAAATAtcataaatctatactaatattataaatgcgaaggtaATTCTATCTATcggtctgttactctttcacggaaGAAAGCTTAAACTCATAGGCTTCCCTTCCCTAATACCTAATACCTGTCGACCAACCCCTAAGCTGTaagatcaaaatttataaaagtgaaaAGGGTACTAACATTAGCGGcgcgaaatatatataattaaataaaaaatataaataaattcacctACTTACGTAAACTAAAATGCcttcaatgaaatattattgagtTTTACCTAATTCCAACATGCCAGCCAGCGTCACAGGGTGCGGAAACCTCTCAAGGAACATGGGCAGAAGCTTCTGCAGCACGTTGTGAGTCGCCGCCACGTCTCCGGCGCAGTACTTCATTAAATCCTGGAAGTTCTGATGAACAGCCTCTAAAGTGCCCTCGACGAAAACATCTCGAGTTTGTTTATCTATCGGCACACCGCAGTACAGTTTGTgtacctaaaaatatataacggaAATATAATTCGTGTGGGATGTCAATTGACAAGAATGTgtgtcattaaaattttaattgtgaaaaatactagggctttgtgcaaacctgtaGGGAAGTATCCAAGTAAGGTAAAggctatacttagtattgttgtgttctggtttaaaggataggtgagtcagtataattatagacacaaaagaaaaaaaaaacatttttcaagttTGGTGGCGATTTggccaatatctatggacatTGGTGACCATTTttggtcaggaaactatatcactatggaattagagaatgtgcactcgaccttctgacttcttatcttaacaatagaattcagagggttgtcgttaaagggacaaggtctcctggggtcttagttggtatgggggtcccacaaagatcaattcttggaccttttctattcctcatatatattaatgacttgccctttcttgttgggaacaaacatgatatagtattgtttgctgatgatacctctttggtttttaaaattaataggaaacaggtacagtatgacgatgtaaacaatgctatgtctgatatagtacactggtttagcgtaaataatcttaggctgaataataaaaaaactaaaattgtaaaatttagcacaccaaacgtgcaaaatgtaaaacccgatgtacttatcaatggggaatcgatggatccagttgaaacaactgaatttcttggccttactcttgatgccaaattacagtggctcccccatataaacggattggcgggtagactgagttctgcggcatttgcggtcaaaaaaattagattatttaccgatgttgatacggctcgcctagtttatttcagttactttcacagtataatgtcgtacggtattatgctttggggtaacgcagccgctatccatactatatttgtgctgcagaagagggctattcgcgcaatctataacctgggagccaaggaatctttgaggtataaatttaaagaaattaagatattgactgttgcttctcaatacatattctgtaatgttttgtatgtacggaaaaatattaatgtttttatgagaaaatgtgattctcataacgttggtacaaggaacaaacacaatcttgttactcctgttactcgactgcatagagtcagtaactcttttgtggggcaatgtatacgcttctacaacaggatcccagaaagcgttcaaaatgcttctgttgcgaaatttaaaaaaattgttaaggaacgcttgtgtgcgaaaggttactatacaattagtgagtttatgtttgatagcacaccttgggaatgaaacgatcgcctcctggctgtttctactcatatataattatgtatataattaatttgacgtaaaaaaaaaaaaagtcccgctgagtttctttcgccggttcttctcaggtcagggtgttttcttttccgaaccggtggtagtgtttaacttgacaatcaataagaaagtgtaatacttctatattgaataaaggaatttgagtttgagtttgattgtcctttaaaaaaaacgtttagaaAAATCCTTAAGCTTACATTCTCAAATACTTGTCGTATTTcatggtataagttttattttgtataattatcgcAATTGCGTTCTTAGTCTTGTTTAGTTACTATGTACACAATATACTGATTTTTCGTACAGAGTCCTCCGACATATTATCTTGCATGTCGTCCATACTCTACCATAGCCTTCTGgctaatcaaagacaattagATACAGACAAATTTActacgttttattaatatataatatttctaacagatgTGTTATTATCATTTAGGGTACACTAAAAACCGTCTCTACATTTATGAATAGACATGAAAAAATCAGTCACTTACATCAGTCAAACTGTTCAATGAGCTGATTTCCATCCAATCGTCGTCAGACGGATCCGGTTCCTTGTTCTTCGCCTTGAGCACGGTTCGCTGGTAGCTCGTGACGCCGCTCACGCAAGTGTGCATCGACATCGTGTCCATGAAACGTACACCTTCAATGTTATAAAcatctatttataatagttgAGTTTtagtaaccatttttttttgcgTCTTAAATTAGAGTTAACTTGTACAAATTGTCCCGTAAGGAAAATGCGTTACgtcttttatttaaacttaatttctgTTAATGTTTCAATTCACAtgagattttatataacaaattaatttcatggtgtctattatttgatacataaaaATAGCGAAATTGACATCTTTATAACTGGGTGTCCCGCGACGCCTCTCGTTTTTTCCTCCTCTATTTTTTAACCgatcttcttttgttttttttttttagtttaatatctatttttgaGTTTtagtcttataattaaaaaaagagctTAACACTTTAAAACACtctttaaaacaaattcgaaattcaaatgtgTTCCTAAAATTTCAACGAAGGTTATATCTGAACTCTAGTAAGAATATGGTTATAAAGACcgaattttcataaatatgtttAGGGACGTTCCATACATGAGCGATCGCAGCCAAATTCTTTTGGAggataatattgattaaattagaaGTTATTGCACAAAAAACTTCAGTCACTAATCTTATTGACCAAGCcagttgataaattaaaaaatgctaaaatgctTAAATGTTTTCAACCAAGTTTTCTAACAAATAGACGAAACataatttcgaaattattaaaattccctGCAGCACATCAACTTTTATACAATTCAACTGATCAGCATGACAATTGATATACACATTCTCGGCCTCTGCTCGTTCATAAAATAACCTTACCTGTTCTGTTCAACCAgtattgttcttttattttcgATCTATCATAGGAAACATTGTGTCCTATAACTATTCTCGGTCTATCTAGATCACTATCAGATTCTAGTCCATCAGTTTCTAGTGGTATGAGGTCATCATATTCTACAGTATCAAACTGTTTATGTTCATCATTGTTTGCTAAGGGTTTGCTTACCCAGCCatacctaaaataaaagtttttttttaacattatgtacttacatacatatacattcaACATATGCCCATAGTTTATAACAGTTTTATAAGCAAATTATGgttcttttttatgtaaaataagtgGCAAACAGTCACCACTGCCGATAGCGACTGGTACTGTAACAATTGTCACCAAAGCACCACCTACTTTGTACCCTTACCTATCTAGACAGGCTTGCACTATTAGAGCAACTAAATTTGCCATCTTATAACCACTTATGCATACCCATACACTAAGACACTAGTACAGTTAGAAGTACAGTCTGATTCTTGCACAGTCATTGTATCACAAATCATGGACTCCAAGAAGTATTAGCCATTATGTCCAAAAATTATTGCTCACTCATATTGTGAACCAAAACCCAGCATAAGCAAGTACCACTTCTAATTAGCAGCAGAAAAATTGGTAAGTGTACCGACCAAGATGGGTCTGGACATGTCTGCCACAggtgaaaataaattacttttacatcATATATCAGATGTCCTTCTCTCCtctcttaaatttaattcatagtaTATTGTTTCATAGTAATAAAAGACAggataaaaggaaaaaaatatttagacatgcaaaaatttatgaataatttttttttttcacttagcAATAATTTAGTGATtggtataatattgtaatatatatatgtaataattattactgttaCCAAGCATCTGGAGAGACTGCACAGGCTAAAGTAGGCCTCTTACCAGCCTTCATAAGTACCTCAACATCAAGAATCAAAGCAGTATCTGGTGGATAGGGGACTGATTGAGCACCACTTGAAGTGTACTTTGTCCAGCCCTGCTGTTTTAGCCATTTctatcaatgtaaataaaaaaagccttAGCACactaacttttaaaacaatataaattgttattgtatgttttaGTACTTTCTTAcaatcatttacatttataaaatttgcaaGAAtggaaatcaaattttaatttgtaattgtaaattaagttttatctctaaatacatttagaatcatttattagataaatatacaaaaataacactGTTCATAAGAAAAGATTTAGGTAACCCGGATATTTGTGTGCATTTTGGGAGGtagaataatatacaaaaatagatttgaatatatcaaataatgaacaaacatatatattcttaaagaaacaaacataactcctataaatatttgtatgtaatattaacatcattgaataagtatatatcaaaatttaaagatattaaacacaataagaaacatttattttattaataccttTGGCAATGGTGGGAGACTGCAAGCTGATATTAACTTTAACAAGTCTCTGTATGGAGCGCATTGTCTCTCTCCAATATTATAGAAATGTTCTACTATGTCCTTTCCTTCCAATTTTGGTAAGTTGATTTCAACATCTTCCATATAAGTAATGTCTTTGATATTTATACCGTGTCTTTGCAGGTGATCTTGACAACTAtaacatttattgttaaataaatatttaaaacgctcTTCAATGTTacatattctttttataaaatagcaaagaaaatattgaaacagAACACCTTATATAccttttaattacatttgaatCTATTTTAGTAGTTGGCGTTTGGAATAActgttcataaatattctttgatatcatttgaatatttacatCATTTATTCGAAAATCTTTAGAAGTATTTTGtggtttattttctattaaagatTCTTGGAGGTTATCCTTTGTTTCTATTGTTTTTTgcttaataactttaatttcactttttgGTAACATTTGACTACAATGTCTGCAACAAATATAAcacaatttcttatttttcattGCTACGGATTTCATTTTGgtcaaaattttcaaaataaatattcccgCGATtctacaaataacaaaaatattgacagCACAGACAGTAATGACAACCATCTGTTTCTTTCTTTACAGAAATACAGACAATACAAGCTAAGATAGTAAAATTTACTGCCATGCcataataactgtttttttaaattaaagtatgctattttatgaaaataagtaGTCAGCCTGGCAAATTAGCCATCGAATTTTAATCCGATGGCTAGTTTTAACCACCGACCATCGATATAGGCAGTGAAGGATGTATCAACCATCCCTGGAtcaatgcaccactaaccttgggaaaaAGTATGTTGTCGCTTGTGTAtactgcctgtagttacacttactCATATGATGATTGGATGGTATCCACCCAAACTTGTAACAGGCATACCAACAGCAAAGTATCAATTTTTTCGtactataattgtattttattgaatgaagACCAAATTTTTGTGTCttctaataaaagtattttgttaaatttacaatgaatcattatttttttataagcctGTTATATATGATTATCAAGGATAgataaggtttatatgtattataaataaataaactaactttgttaacattttattacaggGTCAAATAATTCTTACACAATAATACTtctaaaatacaattaagttaaaattgCAAATACAATATTGATTATGATTACATACTAGGTGCAACTTAAATATAGAAGGAATGTAACAAAAACGGACTTAGTTTTATTAGTTAGTTCTTAACTGATAATCTCCATTCTGAGTGATGTATCGAACCCATGGGAGTGCTTGATATCCACTCTTTTCAATGATTTTTAGATAACGGACCTGGATACCAGAGGTTGTGAAGTatggaatttcaaatttaacttGGATGGGTGGTTTACCATCTGTATCTTCACATTCAACCGATGGCAAGCC
This window of the Vanessa atalanta chromosome 21, ilVanAtal1.2, whole genome shotgun sequence genome carries:
- the LOC125072457 gene encoding DNA polymerase subunit gamma-1, mitochondrial, with the protein product MKSVAMKNKKLCYICCRHCSQMLPKSEIKVIKQKTIETKDNLQESLIENKPQNTSKDFRINDVNIQMISKNIYEQLFQTPTTKIDSNVIKSCQDHLQRHGINIKDITYMEDVEINLPKLEGKDIVEHFYNIGERQCAPYRDLLKLISACSLPPLPKKWLKQQGWTKYTSSGAQSVPYPPDTALILDVEVLMKAGKRPTLACAVSPDAWYGWVSKPLANNDEHKQFDTVEYDDLIPLETDGLESDSDLDRPRIVIGHNVSYDRSKIKEQYWLNRTGVRFMDTMSMHTCVSGVTSYQRTVLKAKNKEPDPSDDDWMEISSLNSLTDVHKLYCGVPIDKQTRDVFVEGTLEAVHQNFQDLMKYCAGDVAATHNVLQKLLPMFLERFPHPVTLAGMLELGSAYLPVNSNWLQYIDSAETVFEDLKLESRQILSSKADEVCRLMKNEEYKNDLWMWDEDWSTQTLKLKKTPSKSVKNTDTHSADLLSQKTIERSVNINRTFETLSNEYIESLERKTHIDSNVKNVNDLISKFRYLYELEKSLPVKKPYLAGYPAWYRKLCTKPGKDLEWTPGATNITTSMQITPKLLRLSWEGYPIHYIKSEGWGFLVPFRNTREETKEEPVVPLEKLLETCPMLHCKESQVEADVQMLPKTVEEDLGRKAYYARKKKEEQATANQYHGLGVWCGIQIQGCCHFLRLPHKDGPKYKVGNPLAKDFLNMFSQNVLSAQGNEAEKVLSFGRMMSYWRNNRERVRGQQVVWLPPPLLPAALRAAPRAAPRRYGAIVPHVVVCGTLTRRASEPTWMTASNANSERIGSELRALVQAPPGYKFVGADVDSQELWIAALLGDSAARVCGGSAFGWAVLAGDKRRASDLHALTARAALVRRDHAKVINYARIYGAGQNFAERLLKQFNPTMTISEAKSKAAKMFSTTKGRRVYRLKQKFSEGFIDEELGDRPLEMSAYQAMRLAKLSGKKLDEMFERPIWVGGTESQMFNKLEEIADSEAPATAFLEGRLSRSLEQAGGRWGGTRLNWAVQSAAADFLHLMLVSMAHLAPKARFCLSFHDEVRYLVPDEHRYKTALALQITNLFTRAFCSQRVGIHDLPMSVAFFTSVEVDQVLRKEANLCCTTPSNPHGLEKGYGIPDGESLTIFDVLEKCK